aaaataattttaaatgttattcgtgtgtgtgtgtgtgtgtgtgtgtgtgtgtgtgtgtgtgtgtgtgtgtgtgtgtgtgtgtgtgtgtgtgtgtgtgtgtgtgtgtgtgtgtgtgtgtgtgtgtgtgtgtgtgtgtgtgtgtgtgtgtgtgtgtgtgtgtgtgtgtgtgtgtgtgtgtgtgtgtgtgtgtgtgtgtgtctctctcattACACTGCAGTCCTGCACTGCCCCCTGTGGATAGCATAGAGCAGAGCACGCCTGCCAGTGCTGCCTGgccatgatgatgtcacagatgaTCTATAATTTACAGATCTCTCCTCGGCTACTGAAATAGCTCCCAACACACTCTCTCCCATAGCAGCAGGGGTAATCGGGTCCCGCACATTTTTCACAcgagggaaggggggaaaaacatctCGCATTTCAATTTAACGCAGGTCGAATTTTAAGCGGATTGCCGTGTGCTGTGGATCCCCCTTCGCTCGTCCTTTAGCACCAGGATGTCTTTGCTCTGCCAACCACACAGTCACTCATGCAGCCACCTCTGTTTTGCTCTCGTCTCACGCCATCAATCGTCTTAACGCTGCCCGTTCTGTCTGCAGACGCTCTACATGTTCCTGGCCCTCGCCATAACATGCGACGAGTACTTTGTGACCTCGCTGGAGAAGATCTGCGAGGTACGGGCACCTCTTGTagtctccttcttctttcagtTTTCGAGAAACACAATGCTGGTTTGTCTGCATAACCCTcgcctctttgtttcttttttttgttttttttttatgtctgcagAAACTAGATCTCAGTGAAGATGTTGCCGGAGCCACTTTCATGGCAGCTGGCAGTTCTGCACCAGAGCTTTTTGCATCTGTTATTGGtaaatacacacgcacgcacacgcacatacacatatatttcTTGGTGTGCATACACTTCAACACTCCCAGATGGTTCATGCCACTGCGAAATTCTGATTGGCTTGACTCTCTGTTGTGCAGGTGTCTTCATCACCCATGGTGATGTGGGGGTGGGCACCATCGTCGGCTCAGCAGTCTTCAACATCCTGTGCATCATTGGTGTCTGCGGGATCTTCGCCGGACAGGtagggggggggtgtgtgtgtgtgtgtgtgtgtgtgtgtgtgtgtgtgtgtgtgtgtgtgtgtgtgtgtgtgtgtgtgtgtgtgtgtgtgtgtgtgtgtgtgtgtgtgtgtgtgtgtgtgtgtgtgtgtgtgtgtgtgtgtgtgtgtgtgtgtgtgtgtcagtgacttaCTGCTGCGGCTGCATCATTCTGTTTATTAATAGACTGCACATGTGTAGcagaagcttttttctttttttgtttagctgaggggaaaaaaacaaagccatcTGCCTCAGTTAGTTTTGGTGGAAATGGAGAACTCGGGAACAATCCCAATTTACACATTAAGAGCTGTTGATGGcgtattaataaaaaaaaaaggctccataAAACTACAATAGACATAGATAcagttttataaaaatgaaatacgtCTGCACACTTTTCCCCCGTGTCAAACGCTCAGGTGGTGATGCTGACCAAGTGGGCTGTTTTCAGGGATTCCTTCTACTACATCCTGTCTGTTTTGGCTTTGATTGCGGTAAGTTCACAAGTTCGCCACGTGCTGAGACATTCTTCTTTAAATGTCGTTTGATTCTAATCCAAGAGAAATGTTTACCTCCATTTCTACAGTTCATCTACGATGAGAAGATAGTCTGGTAAGTTACTCATCCGGTTTCCTCGTAGTAATATTACACAGTACTGCTTATTGCAGGCATTGAGAGTGCCTGTGAATATTTGTACATGATCACATGTCTTGGATCTTGTAATGAAGTGTGTCGGGACCCGAATTAGTTTCATTCCTCAACCTTGATTTCCGTTTTCATCAGGTGGGAGAGTTTGGTGCTGGTACTCATGTACGCTGGATACATCCTCGTCATGAAGTGAGTTCTGCACGTTCACCTTCTCAAACTGGTCCTCGTTGAATCACACCGTCACCGTAAGTGTGCGTGGGGAGAGATGCTCACACACTTAGCACCTGTGAGCTGCCGAGTATAACCAAGCGCTCGGTGGTCGCACAACAGGAGAGTGGGTTTCCAGCTGGAGGGGAGTGGTCTCGTTCACGGCCCCCTGCCCCGGTGTTGGCAGGCTGCAGCGGATTCGACTCGGGACCACTTCTGGTGAAACCTGTCGCCCCTCTACTGAACTAAGCTCCAGCAAAGAACGATATTTATGAAGCATTTTGTTCCGTTAGGATAACTAAGAGTTCATCATAATGGCATGTTAGACGTATCTGCGTGTATATTAGAAATGCTCCAAAGCATCTTCCAGTTTTATAGTCATCTacattcatatattcatattcaattgAAATGgatagcagaatagaaagagagaaagaaaaaggatatgtacagaaatatgaaaaaattgtttaaaatgttcatgttaaaGAAGGGACCAAAGACATTTTGTGCcacctagtggttccaggtggtattactgtttggtcactgtcgtgaagacgctgcagtagcgaagacgccggtaaggacgcagggAACTTTTGACGCAGAGCTCCCGAGGACGTTGTCAACATCTCTTTGGAGatgacaggagaagaagagaagtttGTACACTGAAGCCCCTGCTTTGTTTACTGGCATCATGGCTTACTCGATGCCTGCAGGCTGGCCACTGTCCAAAGCCGTgaaaaaatttgaacaaataactttGAGTGAAACACTggtagtattaataataaagactggttgtgttacttactgaatAATGACAATAACCGTGAAAGTGAGGCTTATTGGACCAATATCAGTGCTGCAAAAAGTTGTTTATCTCCGCTTTAAAATAACAATGTTCCCGTCCCCGACTCCTTGACAGTATCCGTCAACGTTCGGCCTATTAGAGCAGACTCCTCTATTACATCACGTTGGTGTCTTTACAGCGTCGCCCTGTGCCGCCGTCTCCGTCCAGCTGGTAATCTGTGTTACGCCCAGCAGCAGGCTGCTCTCTCGCTGCCATAAGAGTTTAATCTTTCTGCCTCCGCAGTGGCTAAGAGCACAGGCTTAACCGGATCACTCCTCTCCTTTCCCATTtggaggaaaatataaaaagcgGCCGCCGAAGGATACGCCGTCATGTCTCCCCCGTCCCAAAATATCCCACCCCTGACCATTTTCGTCTGTTTTTTTGAGCCATGTTTGTGATGCCCTGTAACGGTCCGAGGCCCGTGTGGCTGATGAAAGCCTCGTGAACGGCTTCCATCGCTCTTCCCTCTTCTGATGCAGAAAAAGCCcatttcagccattttttttttttagtttaatgcTGATCCTGCTGTTTTTAGGAAGTAGGCCCCCTCAACTTTGAATTTAATCCCATAGAAGTACGGAGTGTAAACACTTTATATAGGCCAATTAatacatactatatatatatatatatatatatatatatatatacaacgAGTCGTAGCCTTTCATCTGAAGCACATGTTATAAACCCCAATGATAAATTGGAATCatgacgttgttgttgttgtcgtcgtcgtcgtcgtcgttgttgtcgttgtcgtccTTTTTAGAATCTCAGCCGAACAGTTTCAGCGTCTCTAATGTAGGGATTGTGTTCCGTCTGTCCGCTAGATTCAACTCCAGCATGCAGAGGTTCTTCATGGGGAAGTCCAAAAAGAATGTGGCCAACGGTAACGCTGCGGCCAGCAGTGAGATGGAGGACGGTAATACCACTTATGACAATGTTTGGGATGACGACCCGTCATTGCCTTTACTCTCGGCAGGTAAGGTTAACCAGACAGGCTGGGTACCCAAGACTGGTCTCTGCCAGGAAATGAATCAGACATATGTCGAAATGAGACCTTTGTTTCTTTGGAGGACTGTGGGCGTTTTTCCTTCTCCTAGAGTCTGTGGCTTCAacactttgctctttttctgcATGTTTCTGAAATTTAACTCAAGCAATTGTTAATCATTTTTAGGGAAATATGCTACGTTGCTGAATTGCTGATATTTAGAGATCGACTCTCGTATATTAACCCCCAAAACACCTTTTGTATGAATTGATCAAACACAGATGATTGATTGGTGAACTTTAATGTCATATTTGGCTGAGATCTCTTCTGTAGCCACAGTTCTCCACTTCTTCCCGTCTTTGACTTTCCAAAAACTTCTAATCAGTGACCTTTTAACCCCTCCGAGAGGATTCACCCTTCCCTCTTTGGCTGCCTCCGTGTTAACGTGCCTGTCTGTTTAGCCTTACTAAACCCACTCTTGCTTGTTGTCAAcagtgttgtgctgctgtgtgccaATTCTTTCTGCTTGCGTACTACTTTTCCAACTGCCGGTCTCTGGGGCGTAGACCCGCCCACTCCTGAAGGTGCTAATGAATTTCGCCAGAGGAAATGTTTATGCCGGCTCCTGTTTGCACAGTTAATTTATGTGCATCTTTTGCATGCGTAATAAGTCAAATTAAGTTAAAATAATAAGTGTACTGTGGAACTTTCCTATTCCCCGTACACTGCATCATATTGCAAATTGTGGGCAAATGAAGAGTTATGGGGATGCCAATAAAAAACCTCTTCCAAGGTAGGTATTATTGTCAGCACACACATTTGTCTCAAGGGGAATGAGCTTGTGCATAGCGGTTAAAGGCTGTGCGGTCAAAGATGCCAGAGGAACATGTTCACTGtcgcacattttttaaaatcaatgttGGGGTCGGACAATAATTATTCACAACCGGCGGGCAAACTTCAAAGCTGCAGCGGGCAATTTGAGAATTAGGATCATTATGTGAAATAGTTTTTGACATATGACATGATGCATGCTCTTagttgtatttaaatatatgcaATATTTGAATTAAAAGGGTCCTCACCTACGTGTGATGATCATGTACAATTAGTTTCCTAGAATGAAGATGCTTGTGCCCTCACTCAAATAgtcctacaaaaaaaatggcttcCCTAGTCTTTGTGCCAGAAGGGAACCAACATAAAGAAAACTTTGGAAAACGCTCCAACTCGTCTAGACAAGGCACATTTTggcctttttaaatttgtttggaTATTAAACTGTCCACATCCAGCCCTCGTTGTGATTTAGGGTAACGGGAATATTGTTTggcatgaaaaaacattgtagCTTTAACTCTGATAAATTGACAAATTGGCTCTGGTTCACGATCCATTAACAACTGGGCCCAGATATATAGATTGATACAGTTCGTTCATTCATTTACTTGTATATATATTCCTGTCATATCCCGCCACCGCCTCAGTGAAGCCCAGTAATCCTTACAGCCGTGGCTCGGTGGTGATGGTGGACGAGATCATGCACGCCAGCCCTTCAAAGTTCAGGTTCCCAGAGGCCGGCCTCCGCGTTATGGTCACCAGCCATTTTGGACCCAAGACCCGTCTGCGCATGGCCAGCCGCCTCATCATTACAGAGGTACAGCCGGGCGTTGTCGCGCCAATAAGcagactgctgctgttgtataATATGtgtaggtttttgttttttttgtatttgcctTTTTATGAACCCGTAAGAGTTTCCTCATCTCACGCAGCGTACATGcttgtttttcataaatggAAAGCCAAATGCAAAGGTACGGCCGTAGCGCAGCAGTGCGCCCGCCCGTGTGCCCCTTGActcagtttctttcttctgaaagcGCCAGAAGTTGGTCCAAGCTGCCAACGGCGTGGAGACGCAAGTGATCGACGGGAAGGTCGAAATCGAGAATGGAAACGTGCCCGAGGACAAACCCGCCGAGCCGAAGGAAAACATCACCATCTCGCCGTTTCACGTTCCAAGTGTGTGATTCATAGTATTTACTTGATGACTGTGTGTAATTGGGCATACGCGGATGGATGCTCGAGGGGGGAATGATGAAATCACAAATCATCTTCACAGCTTTGACATTTCagacatatttaaaaatcttttttgccTCCCCTTGCGTTGCATATTTCAAAAACTCGAGGCTTTTAGTGGTGAAAGGATTCCGGACAGCTCTGCTCAATCTGCTTACGAATTTCTTTCCGCCTCGATTGTTATTGATGTCCTCCAATTAAGTCAGCGGCTCCACATAAACTGACTAATAATCATGCTCTTTGACAGCTCTGAGTGGGGCTGCCCTTTTATCAGTCAGTGGCTGCTGATGTGGAAAGAATCTGAATCTAATTAATCTGATTTGGCATGAAACGGACAAACTCGTCTAAGTGGTTGGAAGTTGTGTTGTAGTACATTTGGCAAAAAGGCCTGAAAGGGAgtggaaaggaggagagagggtcaAGTGTTGATGTTTGAGGTGCTACAGTCTTGCAGCGGACGTCTTGAGCCTCGAAACAGGAAGAGGGGGCTGTCGGTATAAAAGCTTTGGAAAAGAAGACGCTTGGATGCAGAGAGTTGTTTTATCAGTTTTCACTCTTGTTAGTGGAAAATTGGTCTGTAACTTGGATACAAGCAAAGGTTTGAAACTATTTTGAACACCATTTATTAATGCGTCCCATTTCCGTCCACCTTTTTAGTGCTGAAGGCAAAGACGGGGGGGGGAATGTTGCATATTGCAAAAATAGATAAGCAAGCAAAATATCTGTTTCTTGTTGACACATTGTAAAGCTCTTTGTATTGCCTTGTCTtgccagaggcagagaaaaaaacccattaagAGTTTAAAACCAGAAATGCAAAAGCAAGCAAGCAAATATTTAAATagctaaatattaaaaaatagttATGTATACGTTCAATACATTTAATGTATATATTCAATAATTTATTGAAAAGCCGCAGCAAACAGTAATGTTTGTAGACTTTATTAAATGAACCGACAACTTTGGCAGACATCAGATTTTCAGAAAGCTTGTTCTACAGGTGGTGAGCATAGAAACTTAaatctgtttttgatttgtaGATTTTACTGTCACTGACTTATAATCTTCTTTGTGgccaaaaacaattatttattttttttctgtgttttcttctattCTAATTCTGGCCCATCCACTCACTCATTTACTCACTGCACTTATTCAGCAAATGTAAATGACCATAGTCACATGGTGATGCTTTTATGTagagttgggtgtcatctgcataataATGGTAAGAGATGTTATAATAATCTGTAATCTGCGCAAAGGAGGGGGCATGTAGATGTAGAATAGAGATAAGATCAAGCAATCAGTTGCTTGAAATGATGGATAGTTCACATAATTAATGAGGAGAAACATCAATCaccaatatttaatatttcagaaccttaaaaaagaagacagaggtGATACTGACTTTTTATAATCACGTCGACctgtgatcatcatcatcatcaatgagTTTGACAGTGACACTTGGTGATATCATTTCAAACTAAGCGTCTGGCCGTTAAGCCTGAAGAGCTAATGTCTCGTGTTCTTGCCGCAGACGGAATCGGCAGCAAGTTGAAGTGGCTGATCTCGTGGCCTCTGCTCCTGTTGCTGTTCCTAACCGTGCCAAACTGTGCCAAGCCGCGCTGGGAGAAATACTTCATGCTCTCCTTCATCCTGTCCACCGTCTGGATCGCCGTCTTCTCCTACTTCATGGTCTGGATGGTGAGTGACGTCGCCGCTTGTGCGGAAAACGAGAACCggcaattctttcttttttttaattgaatataTTTAGGTTATTGGATTGTTTAGTCGAGTATTTGATAGTCAGAAAAACAATCTGCAACTactaatgtaaaaatgtctaaaGTTTACGATTCCCAGCTTCTCATTTGTGCAGGAACTTTTGCTTTTCATAGTCTTTTATCTCGGCCTGCACTGAAAAAACACTGGTCAATTTGACGGCATTTTGCAAAAAATTCAACCCAAATTtgatcaaaacaaagaaacaataaaatgaaaataatccgaAGATGAATTGGTATTAGAACAAACTTCTCGTTACAGCCCTAAATTCGCAGATACAGGTCAGCATGACATATCACAACCAGGAGTTTGACCAAAAGGTACTATGAAAATGAATTGGTGCAATTTAAGAACTC
This sequence is a window from Scophthalmus maximus strain ysfricsl-2021 chromosome 18, ASM2237912v1, whole genome shotgun sequence. Protein-coding genes within it:
- the slc24a4b gene encoding sodium/potassium/calcium exchanger 4 isoform X1; translated protein: MDRDDADAMGSSKKTVISKLFKVRKRREMLFVQVCFICSVLFVAWSMSALLTKTGHGMIVDGQTNLDPWGRRLMASEPLSLIEQKNCSEPAIHEFPEDFFSNNERKSGAVLLHIVATLYMFLALAITCDEYFVTSLEKICEKLDLSEDVAGATFMAAGSSAPELFASVIGVFITHGDVGVGTIVGSAVFNILCIIGVCGIFAGQVVMLTKWAVFRDSFYYILSVLALIAFIYDEKIVWWESLVLVLMYAGYILVMKFNSSMQRFFMGKSKKNVANGNAAASSEMEDGNTTYDNVWDDDPSLPLLSAVKPSNPYSRGSVVMVDEIMHASPSKFRFPEAGLRVMVTSHFGPKTRLRMASRLIITERQKLVQAANGVETQVIDGKVEIENGNVPEDKPAEPKENITISPFHVPNGIGSKLKWLISWPLLLLLFLTVPNCAKPRWEKYFMLSFILSTVWIAVFSYFMVWMVTIVGYTLGIPDVIMGITFLAAGTSVPDCIASLIVARQGLGDMAVSNTIGSNVFDILVGLGVPWAIQTMCVDYGSAVMINSRGLLYSVVLLLGSVALTVLGIHLNKWRLDLKLGIYVLILYAIFLCFSILIEYNVFTFVNLPMCFED
- the slc24a4b gene encoding sodium/potassium/calcium exchanger 4 isoform X2; its protein translation is MDRDDADAMGSSKKTVISKLFKVRKRREMLFVQVCFICSVLFVAWSMSALLTKTGHGMIVDGQTNLDPWGRRLMASEPLSLIEQKNCSEPAIHEFPEDFFSNNERKSGAVLLHIVATLYMFLALAITCDEYFVTSLEKICEKLDLSEDVAGATFMAAGSSAPELFASVIGVFITHGDVGVGTIVGSAVFNILCIIGVCGIFAGQVVMLTKWAVFRDSFYYILSVLALIAFIYDEKIVWWESLVLVLMYAGYILVMKFNSSMQRFFMGKSKKNVANGNAAASSEMEDGNTTYDNVWDDDPSLPLLSAVKPSNPYSRGSVVMVDEIMHASPSKFRFPEAGLRVMVTSHFGPKTRLRMASRLIITEKLVQAANGVETQVIDGKVEIENGNVPEDKPAEPKENITISPFHVPNGIGSKLKWLISWPLLLLLFLTVPNCAKPRWEKYFMLSFILSTVWIAVFSYFMVWMVTIVGYTLGIPDVIMGITFLAAGTSVPDCIASLIVARQGLGDMAVSNTIGSNVFDILVGLGVPWAIQTMCVDYGSAVMINSRGLLYSVVLLLGSVALTVLGIHLNKWRLDLKLGIYVLILYAIFLCFSILIEYNVFTFVNLPMCFED
- the slc24a4b gene encoding sodium/potassium/calcium exchanger 4 isoform X3 — translated: MDRDDADAMGSSKKTVISKLFKVRKRREMLFVQVCFICSVLFVAWSMSALLTKTGHGMIVDGQTNLDPWGRRLMASEPLSLIEQKNCSEPAIHEFPEDFFSNNERKSGAVLLHIVATLYMFLALAITCDEYFVTSLEKICEKLDLSEDVAGATFMAAGSSAPELFASVIGVFITHGDVGVGTIVGSAVFNILCIIGVCGIFAGQVVMLTKWAVFRDSFYYILSVLALIAFIYDEKIVWWESLVLVLMYAGYILVMKFNSSMQRFFMGKSKKNVANGNAAASSEMEDVKPSNPYSRGSVVMVDEIMHASPSKFRFPEAGLRVMVTSHFGPKTRLRMASRLIITERQKLVQAANGVETQVIDGKVEIENGNVPEDKPAEPKENITISPFHVPNGIGSKLKWLISWPLLLLLFLTVPNCAKPRWEKYFMLSFILSTVWIAVFSYFMVWMVTIVGYTLGIPDVIMGITFLAAGTSVPDCIASLIVARQGLGDMAVSNTIGSNVFDILVGLGVPWAIQTMCVDYGSAVMINSRGLLYSVVLLLGSVALTVLGIHLNKWRLDLKLGIYVLILYAIFLCFSILIEYNVFTFVNLPMCFED